The following is a genomic window from Geobacillus subterraneus.
CGGTTGAAATCGTGCCGATAATGCCGGCAATCCCATGGACGGAAAAGGCGTAAATCGGATCATCAATCCCTTTGCGCTCGAAGTAGATGGACGTCCAGAACGTGAATGATCCCGCCACTGCCCCGATGATGACCGCCGCCCACGGTTCAACGAACGCGCACGCGGCGGTAATGGCGACAAGCGCGGCCAGCACGCCGTTGACCATCGCCGGAATGTCCGCTTTGCCGACCAGGATTTTCGCCGTCAAGATCGCGGCAACCGCCCCTGCCGCGGCAGCCAAATTCGTCGTCAGCGCGACATACCCGAAAAACCCATCGCCAACCGCCATCGTGCTGCCCGCGTTAAATCCGAACCAGCCGATCCATAAAATCAAACCGCCAATCACGGTATAAACTTGGTTATGCCCAGGAATGACATTCGGTGTTTTGTCTTTATTAAACTTGCCGATGCGCGGGCCGAGCAAGACCGTGGCGATGAGCGCCGCAATCGCCCCCTGCAAATGGACGACCGTCGAACCGGCAAAATCTTGCATCCCGAGTTGCCCGAGCCAGCCGCCGCCCCACACCCAGTGGCCGATGACCGGATAAATGGCAATCGTAAAAATCGTTCCGAAAATGAAATAGACAGACAGCTTCGCCCGTTCCGCAAAGCCGCCCCAGGCGATGGCAAGCGACACGCCGGCAAAACCGAGTTGAAACAAAAATTTAAGCGCCAGCGGCACGTTCGCCCACGACAGCGAATCAAACGTCCCTTCGTCTTCTTGTAAAAACCAGCCTTCCGTGCCGATGAAGCCGTTTCCTGTTCCAAACGTAATGGCAAAGCCGAACGCCCAAAACGCTAAAGACGCGATGGCAAAGCTTAACATTTGCTTGCCGGCCACATGCCCAGAGTTTTTCATGCGCGTTGACCCCGCCTCGAGCAAGGCAAATCCGGCCTGCATGCCGATGACGAGCACCGCGGAGAGCATCACCCAAAGAGCATCAAGCCCAACCATTACTGTTTTCTCATCCATTTGCATCTCCCCCTATTTGTCATTTGTTATACCTCTTATATGTCATAATATATAACATATATAAACCGAAAGCAACGGGTATTTTTCGTTGAAACCGATTTCAACCACAAA
Proteins encoded in this region:
- a CDS encoding ammonium transporter codes for the protein MDEKTVMVGLDALWVMLSAVLVIGMQAGFALLEAGSTRMKNSGHVAGKQMLSFAIASLAFWAFGFAITFGTGNGFIGTEGWFLQEDEGTFDSLSWANVPLALKFLFQLGFAGVSLAIAWGGFAERAKLSVYFIFGTIFTIAIYPVIGHWVWGGGWLGQLGMQDFAGSTVVHLQGAIAALIATVLLGPRIGKFNKDKTPNVIPGHNQVYTVIGGLILWIGWFGFNAGSTMAVGDGFFGYVALTTNLAAAAGAVAAILTAKILVGKADIPAMVNGVLAALVAITAACAFVEPWAAVIIGAVAGSFTFWTSIYFERKGIDDPIYAFSVHGIAGIIGTISTGFFASPRLVEITGIGKAGLVYGGGFDQLIVQTVGVVGAAIYVAIVSFVILFVMKKTIGLRVTAEQEISGLDISEHGAYGYPEQLDPAYQPKTAVQR